Below is a genomic region from Paludicola sp. MB14-C6.
TAATATTAAAATTGCACCTACAACTAATTGTTGCCAATATACTGAAATTCTCATCAATGTTAATGAGTTTGTAAGTATTTCCATAAACAATCCGCCAAGAACTGCGCCAAAAATTGTACCCATTCCACCAAGAGCAGATGTTCCACCAATGATAGCACCACAGATAACTGTCATTTCATAACCTGTACCTGCTGCAGCTTCAGCTGAACCTAGTCTTGCTGCCATGAACACACCAGCAAGAGCAGCTAATGTTGAAGAAATTACGTATACTAAGAATTTTGTTTTCTTTGTGTTAATTCCCGAAATTCTTGCAGCTTCTTCATTTCCACCTAATGCGTAAACGGAACGTCCAAATCCTGTATGTGTTAAGATAACATGGAATAGAATCGCTACTGCAATAGAAGCTATAACTATCATCGGAATTCCGAAAAGTGAAGTTTTTTCAATATTCATAAGTTCTTTTGGTAGTGGATAAATTGGAACACCTTGCGTTAAAACTGAAACCAATCCACGTGCTGCATATTGCATACCCAATGTTACGATTAGTGGAGGAATATTTGCTTTAACAATAATGAAGCCGTTTACTGCTCCCACCAATACGCCAGAAAGAACACCTAAAATTATTGCTATAGGAACCGGTAATCCCATTTTACATGAAAGACCAGTAACAACTCCACCTAGTGCCAAAACAGAACCAACTGAAAGGTCAAGTCCGCCTGTTAACAATGTAAGAGTAGTACCTGCAATTGAGATCAGTGCAAACCCTGATGAGTGTAACACATTAAATATGTTTTCCTTTGATGCGAACGTTGGATTGATACAAGTTACAAAAATAATATAAAAGATAAGAGCTAAGATGATACTGCTCTCTTGTTTTTGTAAAAATATCCTTGATACAATTGCTAATGGATTTTCTTTTTTTTCGCTTAGTGAATTTTTCGCCATATTCTATAACCTCCGTTTCTTCTATGTGTTTATTATATATAATAATTTGCATAGTTGTACAAATA
It encodes:
- a CDS encoding ABC transporter permease — translated: MAKNSLSEKKENPLAIVSRIFLQKQESSIILALIFYIIFVTCINPTFASKENIFNVLHSSGFALISIAGTTLTLLTGGLDLSVGSVLALGGVVTGLSCKMGLPVPIAIILGVLSGVLVGAVNGFIIVKANIPPLIVTLGMQYAARGLVSVLTQGVPIYPLPKELMNIEKTSLFGIPMIVIASIAVAILFHVILTHTGFGRSVYALGGNEEAARISGINTKKTKFLVYVISSTLAALAGVFMAARLGSAEAAAGTGYEMTVICGAIIGGTSALGGMGTIFGAVLGGLFMEILTNSLTLMRISVYWQQLVVGAILILAVMLDQYKRKLILKNSIKSTK